The following are from one region of the Lytechinus variegatus isolate NC3 chromosome 4, Lvar_3.0, whole genome shotgun sequence genome:
- the LOC121413948 gene encoding peptidase M20 domain-containing protein 2-like, which produces MMNDQDSALLRRSKDAAGAKIEETAAALNELSNDIWTHPELDFEEHHCHASLTNFLEKQGFEVTRSFHLDTAFKATYGTDGGAHVCVICEYDALPDIDHACGHPLIAESGAAAGLGIKAALDLPDAPKGRVTIMGTPAEEHGGGKIKLINAGAFQGMDVAMMVHPFPRNVSRPVILACTTMDVTFTGRAAHASSCPWEGVNALDAVVLCYANISAMRQHLKPEWRVHGTILKAGKTPSIIPEESQMTFYLRTVESSDMPTLKEKIGGCVKGAATATGCKVEYTFGKDYANLVTNEALASVYERQLSELSVDYATSEVTFSTDMGDVSYVVPSIHPLYYIGTDAANHSREFNAATGAAKAQKPTLSQAKAMAFTCLELMQPGNRHLLDKVKEEFNDKVGPSSPK; this is translated from the exons ATGATGAATGACCAAGACAGCGCCCTCTTAAGAAGGTCCAAGGATGCAGCAGGAGCTAAGATCGAAGAAACCGCTGCAGCTTTGAATGAACTTAGTAACGACATCTGGACGCATCCTGAGTTAGACTTTGAGGAACACCATTGCCACGCTAGCCTGACAAACTTCCTAGAAAAGCAAGGATTCGAG GTAACACGGAGCTTCCATCTGGACACAGCCTTCAAGGCTACATACGGTACCGATGGCGGTGCCCATGTTTGTGTGATCTGTGAGTACGACGCTCTACCTGATATAGACCATGCCTGTGGACATCCTCTGATCGCCGAGTCAGGAGCAGCTGCAGGTTTAGGGATCAAAGCTGCACTCGACCTGCCCGATGCGCCGAAAGGAAGG GTGACGATCATGGGTACCCCTGCCGAAGAGCACGGTGGCGGGAAGATTAAGCTCATCAATGCAGGAGCCTTCCAAGGAATGGATGTTGCTATGATGGTTCATCCCTTCCCTCGTAATGTATCCAGGCCGGTCATTCTGGCTTGCACAAC CATGGATGTTACTTTCACTGGTCGGGCAGCACACGCGTCATCATGTCCGTGGGAAGGGGTGAATGCTTTGGATGCTGTTGTCTTGTGCTATGCCAACATCTCCGCAATGAGACAGCATCTCAAACCAGAATGGAGAGTCCATG GCACCATTTTGAAGGCCGGCAAGACCCCCAGTATTATCCCGGAGGAATCGCAGATGACATTCTACCTAAGAACAGTCGAAAGCAGTGACATGCCTACACTTAAAGAAAAGATTGGCGGATGTGTAAAAGGAGCTGCTACGGCAACCGGCTGCAAG GTAGAGTACACTTTCGGAAAGGACTACGCCAATTTAGTCACGAACGAGGCACTAGCGTCAGTGTACGAGCGTCAGCTGTCGGAACTCTCCGTCGATTACGCTACCAGTGAAGTGACGTTCTCTACGGATATGGGTGACGTTTCTTACGTTGTGCCAAGTATACATCCTTTGTATTACATCGGAACTGACGCAGCTAACCACTCGAGAGAATTCAATGCTGCAACTG GAGCCGCGAAAGCACAGAAACCGACCCTTTCCCAGGCCAAGGCCATGGCGTTCACGTGTTTGGAGCTGATGCAGCCCGGTAACAGGCATCTTCTCGACAAAGTGAAGGAGGAATTCAACGACAAAGTAGGCCCATCTTCTCCAAAATAG